The segment AGGCATCGACATCAGTCTTTGTTCCTTCACCTCGTTTGGAGTACAAAAAGGTAAAGGTTGTCTCTGATTCTGAATCAGAAGCTGCACACTCGGATAGTGATAGTGCTAGTCCTCTAATCCGTGCAAGGGACTATTCTATAGACGATTTATCTGATAGATGCTTGCATCCAGAACCTCAAATTTTTACCGTCACTGGTGACTTTGCTACCGAGAAACTAATACATTCGGCTTCAGTGCCTGAACCATCACTTCTGGATCAAGAGATAGACTTAATGACTAGAGATTTTTCGTCTGTTACAACCTCGGATGCAGTTGTTGGGCTTGGATCAGAGGAAGTTAGCTGGCAGCAACCTGAACGGAAGACTGATGCATCTGTCCCATCTGATCTCATAAGTTTTGATGAAGTCAACCCGTTGTCCGATGTCAAGGAAAATATTGTTGATTTAGCAAGAGAGACCTGTAAGTTCCATTTCCTTATTGTTccatttctcttttttgttaaCCATTTAAGTGAGTGCTCCATATCTCTTTGCTTCCCCTAGATCAAAATGCTTTACAAGTGAGAATGATTTTTTGAATCTTTGCTGTCTTTAACTGCACATGTTCTACTTTCAACTTCCAAATAGGAAGAATATAGAGAAAAAGTAATTACAGATGGATTTACATTTTTCTGTTTTGATCTTCAAACTACTTCTGTTAATTGTTTTCTGACTTGGAAGCTATAGCAGCAGCTCAATCAATATAATCTCTTCCGATGTGTTGATTTTCATGTAACACTAAAAGAGCTGTTGAATAGCTTTAAACATTTGAAGATGGTCTATCAAGCGTATCTTTTACCTTTTATAATAACTTACCTCACTGTCTTGCGTATTTATTGATATTGCTATGCTTTCTACAGCAGCAGGTGAGACGGTCGATCAAGTTGTCGAAGATTGTGGGGAAGTTTCCATGTCAAAAATTGATGAGATCCCAAAGAGTGAAACAGAATTGGAATCTAAACCAGAGCCAACTGAGATTACTTTAAAGACAGATGATGCTTTTGATCTAGGTGATGCTTATAAGCTGGCCGTTGGAAACGATTGCGGGGAAGTTTCCAGGTCAAAAAGTGATGAGATCCCAAAGAGTGAAACAGAATTGGATTCTAAACCAGAGCCAAATGAGAGTAGTTCACAGGCAGATGATGCTTTTGATCTAGGTGATGCTTATAAGCTGGCCGTTGGAAACAAAGGGAGGCAATTATCCGAAAAGTTTTTGGAGCAGAGGTCATTCAAGGAGTCTACACGAATGAGTGAAGATCTGAAGGTCCTACTTACGCAACTCTCTGCTGCTCGTGGTACCGATTCTATATTGAGTGAGATGAGCCCGAGGATGTCTGTAAATGGTGAGGAATTTAGAACTCTTGAAGCTTCTAGCTCTATTGGAATGCAGATACTTCATCAAAGGATCTCGCTTGAGAGAAATGAATCTGGTTTATCTCTGGAGGGAAGCACAGTGAGTGAAATTGAAGGTGAGAGTGTGTCTGATCGTTTGAAACGGCAGGTGGAGTATGATAGAAAATTAATGGCTGCTCTCTAtagagagttggaggaagagagaaaTGCATCCTCAGTCGCTGCAAATCAGGCGATGGCAATGATTACAAGATTGCAAGAGGAGAAGGCAGCACTACACATGGAAGCTTTGCAGTGCCTAAGAATGATGGAAGAACAAGCTGAATATGACAGTGAAGCACTGCAGAATGCAAATGATCTTCTTGCGCAGAAGGAGAAGGAGATCCAAGATTTTGAAACTAAACTTGAACTTTACAAGAAGAAACTTGGGAATATGGCTCTCTTTGAGGATGCACTCGAGGCAAGTTATGATTCAAATAAAGCTAAGCAAGCTGATACAATGTGCAGTGATGACTGTTCAGCTGTTCATGGCGACGTAATTGCTCATAATACCACCAGCAGCAGTAGAAGTGGTGAGGTCTTGACACCATTGGGAGTGGATAACATAGATAACGGGAGCCCCTTGCTTGATTTGGAGAGTGAAAGGGAGCAACTTGTGCTTTGTTTGAACAAATTAGAAGAAAGACTCCGTTTGCTCTCTAAGCATGAGGCTTGTCAAGACTTTGCTAATGTTAACTGCGAGTTTTCAACAGAAGAATGGGTTGAAGTAGGTAATCCGGAAGAATTGGACCATAGGGAGTCTTCTAGAAGTAATGGTAAAATAGAGGAAAATGTTCCCCCAGAGTCAATCACAGACAGAAGCCCTTCTGGTGAAGAAGTATCTATTAGCAAGTTTCCAGAATCACTACAGAAAGGAAGGGATGGGAGCAAATATGGGCAGTGTACTAATGGAGATTCTGAGTTAGTGAGTCTGAAAAATGAGTTATcagttttgagcagcagactggAAGAACTTGGTATAGAACATAACTTTCTTGATCAGTCCATAAATTCATTGAGGAATGGAAAGGATGGACATCGACTGATTGAGGAGATAGCTGGTCACCTGCGACAGTTGCATTTTGTTTTCGAAAGATCGAGTGGTGAACTTGCGCATTAATAAAGGTGATCATCTTATGAATAAAGCTACGTTCATAACCTTGAACTTTGCTGTTTTCAGCTTTTAAAAATCAGTGAATTTTAGGTCCACCCATTTTACCATTCTCCACTTGACTATCATACTTGTCTCACTTTCAAACACTTTGATTCAGTACTTCTTTAACCTGCTCTCTATTGATATGAGTCCTGCCTCCTGAGCTATTGCCTCTTGTTTCACATTCTTTATTACCTATGTTTAATATAAGAGAAACTAAAATTCTGTCAATGATGCAgcatcaaaatattttgttctgtTTCATTTTAGGAACTTTGTGATTAGAAACTGGTGTTTTCATTTTCTGTCGGCcttaattcacattcaagatcCATGACATGTATATTTCACTTGTTATCTTATGCTGTACCTTGGTCATTTTCTATGATACTCTTTTCTTCCAAGACTACCTTTCCTGAAATCTCGCGCCATGGAAATGTTGATAATTGAGTCTTGGTAATTGTAAGCCACTGCCCGCTTCAATTAGTGATTTTGCATGTCGATATTTATAGTCTCTGACTTGGGAAATGCGGTCATAAATAGAAGTTGGGAATGAAACTATCATCTTTTTTGGACTCGTTACTCCCAAATCCACTTTGTATATCAGTTGAATTTTCCTGTTAGTTTTGTTCACCATTTCCGCGTTTATGCTTTTATCTTTGTTAAATTCGCCTGTTTTAGGTGATGTAAAAGATTTTTATTTGACGTATTCACTTTGATTTCCTTGCAGATTAAATTAAAGCTGACTCTTTCTCCTAGAGCATGAAGTGTACAGTTTTTGGGTGAACACAAACATGGTTTCTCCCATTGGTAGAAGACTACAAACAGCATTTTAGCTTTGTGTGATATGGTTTTTTCAGTGATTTTTTTTGCTTATTCATCCTTTTCGATTCATTATTACATTATTACATTTGTTTGAGTAAAGATTGTTTGTAAAGTTGAAACTCAATATCCCTATAATTTGATGTAAAGTTTTGCTAGAGTGGCTTGAATCATGATATTAATTTGGTGGATTAATGAATTTGTTGTGATAAAATTAGCTTTGgttatgtttctttttatagCCTGTTTGATCAAGCTTTTGAGCGATCAAAATTTGTGTATTTTAAGTAAGTTTTTGATCAAGTTTTTGTCTTTGATCAAGTTTTTGAGAAAAAGTAAGTGTTTGGGGAGAGTAGTAGAAACTGTTCTTTCAGAAGCTCAATACAATAGTTTTTCTCCAAAAACACTTCCTACAGAAAAAAAACACACTTGgaagattttcaaaaagatgaaccAAACACAAGCTATTGCTCGGAATCTTTAAAAATGTCGAGGGGTTTCTGGTCTGATCCTTCAAAAGGATTTTAGTTTTGGAAGATTCAACACAGGTGCGGAAGCATCTTCGGAGAGTCTGAACCAGAAAAACTacataaaggagaaaataaagcATCCAAACAGAATGACAGAAAGCAATGTGTAAAGACACCAATAAACATATACTAAAAACTAAACAGCaatcatattatatatgtgCTGTATCTTTGGGAGATACAAGTTTGAAAAAGGGAACTGCAAAATGTGACAAACTCTATAAGTTATATggaggcaaaaaaaaaaattcctaaaagtcacaactcacaAACAACACTCCTTGATGAGGGTTGCCTTTGCTGTCACCCTATATTTAGCCTCTCTAACTTTTAacatagtagtagtagtaataataataacaaatataataagaaataatagcAGAATAATATGATATGTAGCATCCTCATATCTAGACTGAGATACAGTAAGAATGAGATTTGACACAATAACAAGTAGCATCCTTTCTACTTCTTGGTTTGCTCCTTAGTGTCATTAGTAATAGTATTCTTGTTGGTTGCTGCACCATCTTGTGCTACTGCATGATCACTATTAGTATTGCTTGGTGTCATCAGCTTATCAAACTTCTCGCTCTTCGTCAACACTATCTCAATCTGCAAATTCACTAAATTTGTCATGATCAATGCACTAAGCTGTCACTACGTGCAGACGCTACGTTGGAACAACAATTCTTGTTAGAAAAACAAATGGAGAGCGCTTTACTGGCCAATGGCTTTAGCCCAGAATCGATTCTCAACGAAATGGGAAGGGGAGAACCATGTATTGTTTAAAGATGTTGTCATTTCTGGTTCCAATTTTACAAACATTATGCATTTTGGAGGATCAAATACATGTGCAACAACATTCCTATGTTGCTGTGCAATCCTTCAAAAATGATGCTACTAATTCTCCAAATATTATGCATTTTTGGAGGATCGGATACAGATGCAGCATCATTTTTGGAGGAAGGTCGGCCACATTGCATCTAGCATAGCCTATGTTGCTTGAATCCTTCAAAAACGATGCCACTTTTGTGTCGAATTCTCCAAATAATATGCATTTTTTGAGGATCCGACACAAGTCCAACGTCATTTTTGGAGGAAGGGTTGGCCACATTGCATCTAGCATAGCCTACGTTCCTTGAAGCCTTCAAAATTGATGCCACTTCTGTGTTGAATTCTCCAAATATTACGCATTTTGAAGGATCAAACATAGGTGCAATGACATTTTTGCAGAATGGATCGGCTACATTGCATCTAGCATAGCCTATGTTGCTTGAATCCTTCAAAAATGATGTATCTTTTGTGTCGAGTTCCCCAAATATTATGCATTTTTCGAGGATCTGATACATGCGCAACAACATTTTTGGAGGAAGGTTGACTACATTGCATCTAGCATAGCCTATGTTACTTGATTCCTTCTCAAACTATTCCGTTCCGTATATTATACTCCAAATATTATGCATATTGGACTATCAAAACACAGGTGcaacaacatttttggagaattcaagcgACATTAATtgtaaaaagaataaattgCTTACTCTTGCTTTCTGAACCATGCGGCCTTTGGCCTCATCTTTCATTCCAACTGTGGATGTTAAAACCTCTGCATCAAATGACAACTATATATcaacaaatgcaaatttttttatataaaaaaaaaattactcttcATCTTTGCTTTCATTTTCAAAAGCTAAATAAGCAAGTAGTCGAGCGTGATTTAGTTTTCGTTACCAAAATTATCATCAATAGCTCTCATGCTATCATATTCTTCGATTTTACTATTATctgttgttttctttatttcaatcATCATAGCATTTGCCGTTGCTACTATTATCTTTCTACATACTTTATTTGTGTAAAACGTTTATCAGAAACAATCTCTTTTAATCAGATGACAAAGATGTATCAATATGACGCTAATGTGAATTGTGATCTATACTAAATAAGATACCTATATAGGGATCACAAATTACTTACTCTTCTCCGTCGCAAATCCACCATTCTTCAAAATCTCAGCAACTGTGACAACCGTAGTGATCGCtgttgataaattaatttaaatacattaGCAATAAGATTTATTTacatttaattatgattttatgatttatatatatatatatatatatatatatatatatatatatatatatatcaataagaTTGAAgattgttaattacccatgccCAAAGCAGAAAGCTCAACCTCATTATGCTGCTGCATGTACCTCTGCACAAAttggtaaaataaaatttgttatatataatCTCATAAACCTAGATATCGATAAGACTCTATAACCTACCCGATTCACATTTAGTAAATTTCTCATTAACACAAAACTATTGAATTCTGTCAAACCTGTACTATATATTATTCATCCACCTAATGGTAGGACAGCAAATGTTTAAACGggtcaaaatttaaatactGAATCCGTCATAAATATACCTTAGCAAGATTGACATAGAAGAAAAGTGGTTTTTTGGTGTTAGAGACTTGAATTCTGTTACTTTTCTTCTGAGCctcattgttgttgtttgttggtGCAGATGCTGGTGTAGATACAGGTGTAGCTGTGGCTAGTGTGGGTGCAGCTACAGGTGCCATTGTTTCAATTGGCATATTATTTTGTCTtaataaatgtgaaaaaaaaatttcaattaaatttggggttaaacttttta is part of the Solanum lycopersicum chromosome 1, SLM_r2.1 genome and harbors:
- the LOC101255631 gene encoding probable myosin-binding protein 4 isoform X2, whose product is MDVMGDYGKGKIKGPISITSALTSAFLEWLLMIFLFIDGGFAYLVTKFAQYCQLQVPCLLCSRLDHVLGKERAGFYWELICPNHKYRISSLVLCHNHNNLVDVHGMCESCLFSFATVNKSNAETYRLLVGKLGAEPYLTDEDPLLEEKTKSSSGVRKCYCCKEEFVTGGYAKKLFKITSSCTDTVELDAPLSVTNGQERGDPKEIENEASTSVFVPSPRLEYKKVKVVSDSESEAAHSDSDSASPLIRARDYSIDDLSDRCLHPEPQIFTVTGDFATEKLIHSASVPEPSLLDQEIDLMTRDFSSVTTSDAVVGLGSEEVSWQQPERKTDASVPSDLISFDEVNPLSDVKENIVDLARETSGETVDQVVEDCGEVSMSKIDEIPKSETELESKPEPTEITLKTDDAFDLGDAYKLAVGNDCGEVSRSKSDEIPKSETELDSKPEPNESSSQADDAFDLGDAYKLAVGNKGRQLSEKFLEQRSFKESTRMSEDLKVLLTQLSAARGTDSILSEMSPRMSVNGEEFRTLEASSSIGMQILHQRISLERNESGLSLEGSTVSEIEGESVSDRLKRQVEYDRKLMAALYRELEEERNASSVAANQAMAMITRLQEEKAALHMEALQCLRMMEEQAEYDSEALQNANDLLAQKEKEIQDFETKLELYKKKLGNMALFEDALEASYDSNKAKQADTMCSDDCSAVHGDVIAHNTTSSSRSGEVLTPLGVDNIDNGSPLLDLESEREQLVLCLNKLEERLRLLSKHEACQDFANVNCEFSTEEWVEVGNPEELDHRESSRSNGKIEENVPPESITDRSPSGEEVSISKFPESLQKGRDGSKYGQCTNGDSELVSLKNELSVLSSRLEELGIEHNFLDQSINSLRNGKDGHRLIEEIAGHLRQLHFVFERSSGELAH
- the LOC101255631 gene encoding probable myosin-binding protein 4 isoform X1, whose product is MDVMGDYGKGKIKGPISITSALTSAFLEWLLMIFLFIDGGFAYLVTKFAQYCQLQVPCLLCSRLDHVLGKERAGFYWELICPNHKYRISSLVLCHNHNNLVDVHGMCESCLFSFATVNKSNAETYRLLVGKLGAEPYLTDEDPLLEEKTKSSSGVRKCYCCKEEFVTGGYAKKLFKITSSCTDTVELDAPLSVTNGQERGDPKEIENEASTSVFVPSPRLEYKKVKVVSDSESEAAHSDSDSASPLIRARDYSIDDLSDRCLHPEPQIFTVTGDFATEKLIHSASVPEPSLLDQEIDLMTRDFSSVTTSDAVVGLGSEEVSWQQPERKTDASVPSDLISFDEVNPLSDVKENIVDLARETSAGETVDQVVEDCGEVSMSKIDEIPKSETELESKPEPTEITLKTDDAFDLGDAYKLAVGNDCGEVSRSKSDEIPKSETELDSKPEPNESSSQADDAFDLGDAYKLAVGNKGRQLSEKFLEQRSFKESTRMSEDLKVLLTQLSAARGTDSILSEMSPRMSVNGEEFRTLEASSSIGMQILHQRISLERNESGLSLEGSTVSEIEGESVSDRLKRQVEYDRKLMAALYRELEEERNASSVAANQAMAMITRLQEEKAALHMEALQCLRMMEEQAEYDSEALQNANDLLAQKEKEIQDFETKLELYKKKLGNMALFEDALEASYDSNKAKQADTMCSDDCSAVHGDVIAHNTTSSSRSGEVLTPLGVDNIDNGSPLLDLESEREQLVLCLNKLEERLRLLSKHEACQDFANVNCEFSTEEWVEVGNPEELDHRESSRSNGKIEENVPPESITDRSPSGEEVSISKFPESLQKGRDGSKYGQCTNGDSELVSLKNELSVLSSRLEELGIEHNFLDQSINSLRNGKDGHRLIEEIAGHLRQLHFVFERSSGELAH
- the LOC101255925 gene encoding uncharacterized protein At2g34160, whose protein sequence is MPIETMAPVAAPTLATATPVSTPASAPTNNNNEAQKKSNRIQVSNTKKPLFFYVNLAKRYMQQHNEVELSALGMAITTVVTVAEILKNGGFATEKKVLTSTVGMKDEAKGRMVQKARIEIVLTKSEKFDKLMTPSNTNSDHAVAQDGAATNKNTITNDTKEQTKK